In Ignavibacteriales bacterium, the following proteins share a genomic window:
- a CDS encoding alpha-amylase family glycosyl hydrolase: MIKRLVTTGLFLSVGLSLMLGQAREITGKCTIPDGPEWIRDAVFYQIYPQTFYDSNGDGIGDLIGIIQKLDYVKSLGVNAIWLNPFFDSPFNDAGYDIRDYYKVAPRYGTNEDAKRLFEEAHKRGMKVIFDYVITYTAIDHPWFVESCKQKPNKYTNWYVWNDNVWKMEEGEFANRFIQGYGQRNGNFMRNFYWSQPALNFGFGQPDTNKKWQMPTNHPDVLAMREELKRIFCYWMDLGADGIRADMAGALVKGNDVNGDTKKFWKEIRQIVQKKYPQAFMVSEWSYPKDALDGLFHADFFHWFDGYNDLAQKESWRILNGYSEGHSFFDKEGKGNIAYFLSKYMEQYNETKTKGYILLPLGNHDNARMNVNRTDDELEMIMAFGITMPGIPFIYYGNEIGMRELYDMPQIEGAYKPRAGARTPMQWTPGKNRGFSTADFSKLYLPIDTSNDAPNVETEQQDPNSLLSRVKKLIELKHTEPALAAFAEFVPLYAKENTYPLVYARANGKDEMLIILNPAEKTVTAEFQVNMPYKKLQLLAGKEIKVTKNEKTLKIEVPGIMYAVYKVQ; encoded by the coding sequence ATGATCAAGAGACTCGTCACTACAGGACTTTTTCTCTCCGTAGGTTTGTCACTTATGCTTGGACAAGCACGAGAGATAACCGGCAAGTGTACCATCCCTGATGGACCAGAATGGATTCGCGATGCCGTATTCTATCAGATCTATCCCCAAACGTTCTACGATTCCAATGGAGATGGTATTGGCGATCTTATTGGTATCATTCAAAAATTGGATTATGTCAAAAGTTTAGGTGTGAATGCCATTTGGCTCAATCCGTTCTTCGATTCGCCATTCAACGATGCCGGATATGATATTCGGGATTACTATAAAGTCGCACCTCGATACGGCACCAACGAAGATGCAAAGCGCTTATTCGAAGAAGCGCATAAACGAGGAATGAAGGTGATCTTCGACTATGTCATCACTTATACTGCCATAGATCATCCGTGGTTTGTTGAATCCTGTAAACAGAAGCCCAATAAATATACAAACTGGTATGTCTGGAATGATAATGTCTGGAAAATGGAAGAAGGTGAATTTGCCAACAGGTTCATTCAGGGATACGGACAGCGGAACGGAAATTTCATGCGGAATTTTTATTGGTCACAGCCTGCATTGAATTTCGGCTTCGGTCAACCTGATACAAATAAAAAATGGCAGATGCCAACGAACCATCCTGATGTTCTTGCAATGCGTGAAGAATTAAAAAGAATATTCTGCTATTGGATGGATTTGGGAGCTGACGGCATTCGCGCAGATATGGCGGGAGCTCTTGTCAAGGGAAACGATGTCAATGGCGACACAAAGAAATTCTGGAAAGAAATTCGCCAGATCGTTCAGAAAAAATATCCGCAGGCATTTATGGTATCAGAATGGTCATATCCAAAAGATGCTCTTGACGGATTATTTCACGCTGATTTCTTCCATTGGTTCGACGGGTACAACGATTTAGCACAAAAAGAAAGCTGGCGTATTTTGAACGGCTACTCTGAAGGACACAGCTTTTTCGATAAGGAAGGCAAAGGGAATATTGCTTATTTCCTATCGAAATACATGGAGCAATACAATGAAACAAAAACCAAGGGATATATTTTGCTGCCTCTTGGAAACCATGATAATGCCAGAATGAATGTGAACCGAACGGATGATGAACTTGAAATGATTATGGCCTTTGGTATAACCATGCCAGGAATTCCCTTCATTTATTATGGTAATGAAATTGGTATGCGGGAATTATATGACATGCCTCAAATAGAAGGGGCATATAAGCCGCGCGCCGGTGCGCGCACACCTATGCAGTGGACACCAGGAAAGAATCGAGGATTTTCTACTGCTGATTTCTCCAAACTCTATCTACCAATAGATACGAGCAACGACGCACCAAATGTCGAGACAGAACAACAGGATCCGAATTCGTTACTGAGCCGCGTTAAGAAGCTGATTGAATTAAAGCATACCGAACCTGCATTAGCTGCTTTTGCTGAATTTGTTCCGCTCTATGCAAAAGAAAACACATATCCCCTTGTGTATGCTAGAGCCAATGGAAAAGATGAAATGTTGATTATTCTCAATCCTGCTGAAAAGACGGTAACTGCTGAGTTTCAAGTCAATATGCCTTACAAGAAACTGCAACTGTTAGCAGGAAAAGAAATTAAAGTGACAAAAAATGAGAAGACACTGAAAATTGAGGTACCTGGAATAATGTATGCAGTATATAAAGTACAATAA
- a CDS encoding N,N'-diacetylchitobiose phosphorylase: protein MQFGYFDDKNKEYVITRPDTPKSWSNYLGSTEYGAIITNNAGGYSFVKSAAQGRFTRLRFNVIPMDQPGRYLYVRDKDSKDYWSASWQPVGKSLKQYKSECRHGSAYTKISSDYSSIKTETVYFVPLGKMYECWLLKVKNTGKKKRRLSVFTFVEYANNWNLSQDMNNLQYSQYIMKMDVVGNIIDHGTNVFMPSLPDKFEDDGQGRHTFLAVSGAKVKGFDTDREIFIGPYRTYANPLVVEKGKCKNSKAVGDNACGTLQVDIDLKPGESKELVVLMGIGAAGVEGKQAVREMGNPDKVREEFTKLKEYWHARIAGMTAETPDSEFNSMFNTWNPYNNLMTFAWSRAASLVYSGERDGLGYRDTVQDMLGILHSIPVEVKERLELMITGQVFSGGAMPVVKPFAHTPGKEKAPDEKDFRSDDCMWLFNTIPAYVKESGDISFYLKVLPYADKGEDTVLGHLRRAIQFNLDHSGKHGFPCGLSADWNDCLALGQDGETTFVAFQLRYALKTYMEITTMLNKPEETTWAADHLSTLDENLKKYAWDGEWYLRAYRADGLKFGSKDNEEASIFIEPQPWAVMSGHTAKEHSEKLLNVVRKRLSTDYGLMLNDPPVEKTDPHVIKARLFNKGMKENASIFQHTQSWVVAAEAMIGRGNIAYEYYRKFMPSAYNKKAELRETEPYVYCQFTHSKHSPRYGASRLPWLSGTASWAYYTAAQYILGIQPDYSGLRIDPCIPSKWKEVKITRRFRNKNFTIVIKNKNGIQKGVKKILLNGEIIDGNLIPADRMMESNEVLVEM, encoded by the coding sequence ATGCAGTTCGGATATTTTGATGACAAAAATAAAGAGTACGTCATTACACGGCCTGATACACCAAAATCGTGGAGTAATTATTTAGGATCAACCGAATACGGTGCGATCATTACCAACAATGCAGGTGGATATAGCTTTGTGAAATCTGCTGCCCAGGGCCGCTTTACTCGTCTCCGCTTCAATGTCATTCCTATGGACCAGCCGGGACGATATCTCTACGTACGAGACAAAGACAGCAAAGACTATTGGTCTGCATCGTGGCAGCCCGTTGGAAAATCTCTCAAGCAATATAAATCAGAATGCCGTCATGGCTCTGCGTACACAAAAATTTCATCTGACTATTCTTCCATTAAAACGGAAACAGTGTACTTTGTTCCGCTTGGCAAAATGTACGAATGCTGGCTATTGAAAGTGAAAAACACGGGGAAGAAAAAAAGAAGATTGAGTGTCTTTACATTTGTCGAGTATGCAAATAATTGGAATCTTTCTCAGGACATGAACAATCTTCAATATTCACAGTACATCATGAAAATGGATGTCGTTGGAAATATCATCGATCATGGAACCAATGTCTTTATGCCTTCGCTGCCAGATAAATTCGAAGACGATGGGCAAGGACGTCATACGTTTCTGGCAGTTTCCGGTGCGAAGGTAAAAGGATTTGATACTGATAGAGAAATATTTATCGGACCCTATCGTACATACGCGAATCCCCTCGTTGTTGAGAAAGGAAAATGCAAAAATTCAAAGGCGGTTGGAGATAATGCCTGTGGAACGTTGCAAGTCGACATCGATTTGAAACCGGGAGAATCAAAAGAGTTGGTTGTCCTTATGGGTATCGGTGCAGCCGGTGTTGAAGGAAAACAAGCCGTACGAGAAATGGGAAATCCGGATAAAGTCCGAGAGGAATTTACAAAACTGAAAGAATACTGGCATGCAAGAATTGCAGGGATGACCGCCGAGACACCGGATAGTGAATTCAATAGTATGTTCAACACATGGAATCCGTACAACAACTTAATGACATTTGCCTGGTCGCGTGCGGCGAGTTTAGTGTACTCTGGTGAAAGAGACGGACTCGGGTATCGTGATACGGTTCAGGATATGCTGGGCATTCTTCATTCGATACCGGTTGAAGTGAAAGAGCGGCTTGAACTCATGATCACCGGACAAGTCTTCAGCGGCGGCGCGATGCCTGTCGTAAAACCATTTGCACACACACCTGGAAAGGAAAAAGCGCCTGACGAAAAAGACTTTCGCTCAGACGATTGTATGTGGCTCTTTAACACTATCCCGGCATATGTAAAAGAGAGTGGAGATATTTCATTCTATCTTAAAGTCCTTCCGTACGCCGATAAGGGAGAAGATACAGTACTTGGGCATCTTCGCCGTGCAATACAATTCAATCTTGATCATTCAGGCAAGCATGGATTTCCGTGTGGCCTCTCGGCTGATTGGAATGATTGCTTAGCTCTGGGGCAAGATGGCGAAACAACGTTCGTCGCATTTCAACTTCGCTACGCGTTAAAAACGTACATGGAAATTACGACGATGCTGAATAAACCGGAAGAAACAACATGGGCAGCGGATCATTTGAGTACTCTTGATGAAAATCTTAAAAAATATGCATGGGATGGTGAATGGTATTTGCGGGCCTATAGGGCTGATGGTTTGAAATTTGGTTCAAAGGATAATGAAGAAGCATCAATTTTTATTGAACCGCAGCCATGGGCGGTCATGAGCGGTCATACGGCCAAGGAACATTCTGAGAAATTATTGAATGTCGTACGAAAGCGCCTCTCAACTGATTATGGCCTGATGCTCAACGATCCGCCTGTCGAAAAAACCGATCCGCATGTCATCAAAGCAAGATTGTTTAATAAAGGCATGAAGGAAAACGCTTCGATATTTCAGCATACACAGAGCTGGGTTGTTGCCGCTGAAGCGATGATCGGCAGAGGAAATATTGCGTATGAATATTATAGAAAATTTATGCCTTCCGCCTACAACAAAAAAGCGGAATTGCGTGAAACCGAACCGTATGTCTATTGTCAATTCACCCACAGCAAACACAGTCCGCGGTATGGTGCTTCTCGATTACCGTGGTTGAGTGGAACGGCGTCTTGGGCTTATTATACAGCTGCGCAATACATTCTTGGCATTCAACCTGATTATTCCGGATTACGAATTGATCCATGCATTCCCTCGAAGTGGAAGGAAGTAAAGATTACACGAAGATTTCGGAATAAAAATTTTACTATTGTCATTAAAAATAAAAATGGAATTCAAAAAGGTGTGAAAAAGATACTATTGAACGGTGAAATTATTGACGGGAATCTAATTCCTGCTGATAGAATGATGGAGAGCAACGAAGTTCTTGTTGAAATGTAG
- a CDS encoding MFS transporter has translation MVTVSQKLTFKEKIGYGFGDLASCLFWATIMSQLLFFYTDIFGLTGKAAGIMFFISRILDAFFDVVIGMTADRTKSRWGKFRPYILFGAVPLAIAAVLAFSTPQFSDVGKLVYAYCTFILFMFLYSAINIPYTALLGVISGDPVERTSASSFKFTGAYLGGIIVSATVLPLASYFGQGDAAKGWQMTMGLYGVAAILFFMITFLSTRERVQPIAKERTSVKDDLKDLSKNFPWMMLFIVTILFILFVCIRLSVTTHYFKYYIGEQASPLLAHISNFFIQFLLNPINGILGKEQIVLLDVTHKFGFEVLTSVFNTLGQGLSLVGVLIVPWVAKNLGRKGSVIILFIAALIFTGSFYFIQPENVLLILVLQFFGSITGGPISALLWVLYADTADYSEWKTGRRATGLVFSASIMSNKIGWAIGSMVAAFILDQTGFVANALQNIDVKHGLRDMMSIIPVAVGTAALLILAFFYKLDETTMKKVKEELDVRRKASEAEPTTV, from the coding sequence ATGGTAACTGTCTCTCAAAAACTTACATTCAAAGAAAAGATTGGATATGGATTTGGTGATTTAGCTTCGTGCCTTTTTTGGGCAACGATTATGTCGCAGCTCCTTTTCTTTTATACTGACATTTTTGGCCTGACTGGAAAAGCTGCCGGCATCATGTTTTTTATTTCAAGAATCCTCGATGCTTTTTTTGATGTGGTGATCGGAATGACCGCGGATCGTACGAAAAGCCGATGGGGAAAATTCCGGCCATATATTTTATTTGGAGCAGTTCCATTGGCGATTGCTGCTGTCTTAGCATTTTCTACACCTCAATTCAGTGATGTAGGAAAACTTGTCTATGCGTACTGTACGTTTATCCTTTTTATGTTTCTCTATTCGGCAATCAATATTCCTTACACAGCATTGTTAGGTGTTATTAGCGGTGATCCGGTCGAACGAACGAGCGCGTCATCGTTTAAATTTACGGGAGCATATTTAGGCGGTATTATTGTCTCCGCCACGGTCCTTCCCTTAGCATCGTATTTCGGACAAGGCGATGCAGCAAAAGGCTGGCAAATGACCATGGGGTTGTATGGAGTTGCAGCAATTTTGTTCTTTATGATTACGTTCCTTTCAACACGCGAACGTGTTCAACCCATTGCAAAAGAACGAACCTCCGTGAAGGATGATTTAAAAGATTTATCGAAGAATTTTCCCTGGATGATGTTATTCATCGTAACAATTCTTTTTATCCTCTTTGTTTGTATCCGGTTAAGTGTCACAACGCATTATTTTAAATATTATATCGGTGAACAGGCAAGCCCCTTGCTGGCGCATATATCGAATTTCTTTATCCAGTTCCTTCTCAATCCTATCAATGGAATTTTAGGAAAGGAACAGATCGTGCTGTTGGATGTGACGCACAAATTCGGCTTTGAAGTGCTGACATCAGTGTTTAATACATTAGGCCAGGGATTATCGCTCGTCGGCGTTCTTATTGTTCCATGGGTTGCAAAAAATTTAGGCAGAAAAGGAAGCGTTATAATTCTTTTCATTGCAGCATTAATCTTTACCGGATCGTTTTATTTCATCCAACCAGAGAACGTTCTCTTGATACTGGTTCTCCAATTTTTTGGATCGATTACGGGCGGACCTATTTCCGCATTGTTGTGGGTCCTCTATGCCGATACTGCTGACTATTCCGAATGGAAAACTGGAAGAAGAGCCACGGGCCTTGTCTTCTCTGCATCCATTATGTCCAACAAGATTGGCTGGGCGATAGGTAGTATGGTCGCTGCTTTTATTCTGGATCAAACTGGTTTTGTCGCCAATGCTCTACAAAACATAGATGTGAAACATGGGTTGAGGGATATGATGAGTATCATACCGGTTGCAGTGGGAACGGCCGCTCTCCTTATCTTGGCATTCTTTTACAAATTAGATGAAACGACAATGAAAAAAGTGAAAGAAGAACTGGATGTAAGACGGAAAGCGAGCGAGGCAGAACCAACAACCGTGTAA
- the mgrA gene encoding L-glyceraldehyde 3-phosphate reductase: MIYAPEIKRYDEMKYTRCGRSGLKLPAISLGLWHNFGSVDSIGTARAMIRCAFDLGITHFDLANNYGPSPGSAEENFGKILKKDLSLYRDELIISTKAGYLMWPGPYGEWGSRKYLIASLDQSLHRMGINYVDIFYHHRPDPETPLEETMQALDQIVRSGKALYAGISNYPPELTAKAAKILKSLGTPCLIHQAKYSMFNRWVENGLLHTLKKEGIGCIAFSPLAQGLLTNRYLDGIPVDSRAAKPHGFLKREEVENEKILKVRTLNTIAIRRGQTMAQMALAWVLRHPEMTSVVIGASRVSQIEDAVGTLQHLSFSKEELKEIEVVLAGTEENRQGMPKL, from the coding sequence ATGATCTATGCTCCAGAGATAAAGAGATATGATGAAATGAAGTATACCCGATGCGGTCGAAGCGGGCTAAAGTTACCGGCCATTTCTCTGGGATTGTGGCACAACTTCGGAAGTGTTGACAGTATTGGTACTGCCCGAGCAATGATTCGATGTGCTTTTGATTTGGGGATAACTCATTTTGATCTAGCAAATAATTATGGTCCTTCTCCCGGATCTGCAGAAGAAAACTTCGGAAAGATTTTGAAGAAAGATCTTTCATTGTATAGAGACGAATTGATTATATCAACAAAAGCCGGTTATCTCATGTGGCCTGGCCCGTATGGAGAATGGGGATCACGGAAATATTTAATCGCAAGTTTGGATCAAAGCTTACATCGCATGGGAATAAATTATGTAGATATCTTTTATCATCACCGGCCGGATCCTGAAACTCCATTGGAAGAAACGATGCAGGCTCTCGATCAGATCGTCCGCAGCGGTAAAGCGCTCTATGCTGGAATCTCGAATTATCCACCGGAACTTACCGCCAAGGCAGCAAAGATATTAAAATCCCTTGGAACGCCGTGTCTTATCCATCAAGCAAAGTATAGTATGTTCAATCGGTGGGTGGAAAATGGTTTATTGCACACTCTTAAGAAAGAAGGAATCGGCTGTATTGCATTTTCACCGCTGGCGCAGGGATTGCTCACTAATAGATATTTGGACGGCATTCCCGTCGATTCTCGTGCAGCAAAGCCGCATGGTTTCTTAAAAAGAGAAGAAGTCGAAAATGAAAAAATTTTGAAAGTACGTACACTGAATACCATCGCTATTCGGAGGGGGCAAACCATGGCGCAAATGGCGCTCGCGTGGGTTCTTCGCCATCCGGAAATGACATCTGTTGTTATCGGAGCCAGCCGTGTATCTCAGATCGAAGATGCAGTTGGTACTTTGCAGCATCTCTCTTTTTCGAAGGAAGAATTAAAAGAGATTGAAGTTGTCTTAGCAGGTACAGAGGAGAATCGGCAGGGAATGCCGAAGCTCTAA
- a CDS encoding glycoside hydrolase family 3 C-terminal domain-containing protein codes for MLRDIGSIKTLPIVIIVFCFQLNSQSITLKKEIFQPLSYESADIKADSVLALMTLNEKIDLVGGDRSFFIRPLPRLNLPEVYMADATQGVHIREKFRDIDLTKYQLEKSTAFPCPISLAATWNPGLSYNYAEAVGEECRAGGIGILLGPGINSYRQSQCGRNFEYFGEDPFLRARMVEEYVKGVQSTGTIATLKHFVANNTEYFRRKSNSLIDERTLHEIYLPPFQAGIDAGAKAVMTSYNLLNGEWCGQSEYVINNILRKQLSFQWLVMTDWRSVYNGEKLAKSGQDLEMPHAIALKDAQQFLQEGKVKVEDLNRMAKSVLRTYFAMKFDERRMNIHNTAQYENHELVALQTACEGIVLLKNEKNILPLQEDIKTILLTGEYVEKLAKGGGAAEVKGYNNRLMLDELKSEFGDRLTYEKNPGLSQIKSADVVLCNIGTGDSEGWDRPFELPEDQERKVEECVSNNPNTVVIVTSGSGIRMTGWNNKARAVIYAWYGGQIGNKALAEILAGKINPSGKLPITIEREFKDSPAYGYVPEHESLYHTWSDNEEKNHSIYDVRYSEGIFVGYRWYEKKNIETLYPFGHGLSYTTFAYSDLTITNDKFRENGVVNVRFTVKNVGTKTGLETAQLYIQDVESTVPRPVKELKGFKKVELEPGQSKTVVIELHKKDFSFWNPESKGWFFEKGTFIIHIGASSKDIRLQKQMEL; via the coding sequence ATGCTTCGAGATATTGGTTCTATTAAAACGTTGCCTATTGTTATTATTGTTTTTTGCTTTCAGCTCAACAGTCAATCTATTACTCTGAAAAAAGAAATCTTTCAACCGCTTTCTTATGAGTCAGCCGATATAAAGGCTGACTCTGTGTTGGCACTCATGACGCTGAATGAAAAAATTGATTTGGTCGGAGGTGATAGATCGTTTTTTATCAGGCCGTTGCCAAGATTAAATCTTCCCGAAGTGTATATGGCTGACGCAACGCAAGGTGTGCACATACGGGAAAAATTCAGAGATATAGACCTGACGAAATATCAATTGGAAAAATCAACAGCTTTTCCCTGTCCAATTTCATTGGCGGCTACTTGGAATCCTGGACTTTCCTACAATTACGCCGAGGCTGTTGGTGAAGAGTGTCGAGCAGGCGGCATTGGCATTTTACTCGGGCCCGGCATTAATAGTTATCGACAATCTCAGTGCGGTCGAAATTTTGAATATTTTGGAGAAGATCCTTTTTTAAGAGCACGAATGGTTGAAGAATATGTAAAAGGAGTGCAAAGTACTGGAACAATAGCGACATTAAAACATTTCGTCGCAAATAATACAGAATATTTTAGGAGAAAGAGTAATTCCCTCATCGATGAGAGAACGTTACATGAAATTTATTTGCCCCCATTTCAAGCTGGAATTGATGCTGGCGCCAAAGCGGTCATGACTTCTTACAATTTGTTAAATGGAGAATGGTGCGGACAAAGCGAGTATGTCATTAATAACATCCTGAGAAAACAATTGAGCTTTCAGTGGTTGGTCATGACAGATTGGAGGTCGGTGTACAACGGCGAAAAACTTGCGAAATCCGGTCAGGATTTGGAAATGCCACATGCAATCGCTTTAAAGGATGCTCAGCAGTTTCTTCAAGAAGGGAAAGTAAAAGTCGAGGATCTTAATCGAATGGCAAAAAGTGTGTTAAGAACATATTTTGCCATGAAATTCGATGAACGAAGAATGAATATTCATAATACTGCGCAGTATGAAAATCATGAACTTGTCGCTTTGCAGACAGCATGCGAAGGAATTGTCCTTCTCAAAAATGAAAAGAATATCCTCCCTCTTCAAGAAGATATAAAAACTATTTTGTTAACAGGTGAGTACGTGGAAAAACTGGCTAAGGGAGGCGGAGCTGCGGAGGTGAAGGGATATAACAATAGACTGATGCTTGATGAATTGAAAAGTGAATTCGGCGACAGGTTGACCTATGAGAAAAATCCAGGTCTCAGCCAAATTAAATCTGCGGATGTCGTTTTATGTAATATCGGAACGGGGGACAGTGAAGGATGGGATCGTCCATTTGAATTGCCGGAAGACCAGGAGAGAAAAGTAGAAGAGTGTGTGAGTAATAATCCCAATACTGTTGTCATCGTTACATCCGGGAGCGGCATCAGAATGACGGGGTGGAACAATAAAGCGAGAGCAGTTATCTATGCTTGGTATGGCGGTCAAATCGGGAATAAAGCATTGGCGGAAATTCTTGCCGGAAAAATTAATCCCTCAGGAAAACTCCCTATAACAATTGAAAGAGAATTCAAAGATTCACCGGCCTATGGATATGTTCCTGAACATGAATCGTTGTATCATACTTGGAGTGATAATGAGGAGAAAAATCATTCTATATACGATGTTCGATATTCAGAAGGAATATTTGTTGGGTACAGATGGTACGAAAAGAAAAACATCGAGACGCTCTATCCGTTCGGACATGGTTTATCTTATACAACCTTTGCATACAGTGATCTTACAATAACAAACGACAAATTTCGTGAGAATGGCGTTGTGAACGTACGCTTTACGGTGAAAAATGTAGGAACGAAAACAGGATTGGAAACAGCTCAATTGTATATTCAGGATGTTGAATCTACCGTTCCTCGGCCGGTAAAAGAACTCAAGGGATTTAAAAAAGTGGAATTGGAACCGGGTCAAAGTAAGACTGTTGTGATAGAATTACATAAGAAGGATTTTTCTTTTTGGAATCCGGAATCAAAAGGTTGGTTTTTCGAGAAAGGTACATTCATTATTCATATAGGCGCATCCTCAAAAGATATTCGGTTACAAAAACAAATGGAATTATAA
- a CDS encoding response regulator: protein MPVKRKKNILVIDDEPAWLKITSHILRGHGYDVLTAGSGAEALRALKTFRPDLIFSDVRMPDMNGFELVDNLKRNPLTSSTPVIFFSAIDDYDARKVARTLGAVDYLIKPFNEDEVSSVLSRHLPISSEKYDRK from the coding sequence TTGCCTGTTAAAAGAAAAAAAAATATACTCGTTATAGACGACGAACCAGCTTGGCTGAAGATTACTTCTCATATACTCCGAGGCCATGGGTATGACGTTCTGACCGCTGGAAGTGGCGCAGAAGCGTTAAGAGCATTAAAAACTTTTAGACCGGATTTAATTTTTAGTGATGTACGTATGCCGGATATGAATGGTTTCGAACTCGTAGATAACTTGAAACGCAATCCTTTGACTTCTTCAACTCCAGTGATATTCTTCTCTGCCATCGATGATTATGATGCCCGCAAGGTTGCACGCACGCTTGGCGCAGTTGACTATTTGATAAAGCCGTTCAATGAAGACGAAGTGAGTTCCGTTCTTTCGAGGCATTTACCCATTTCATCTGAAAAATACGATAGAAAATAG